The genomic region caacattttgaattttttatattatttcatgtaattagataaaatattgttttaaataaagtaattgtaatttacttttatatttttaataaaatggaaattattttaaataaggaaatattttgaatgtttttatattatttcatgtgataatataaaaggttgttttaaataaagtaattataatttacttttatatttttaataaaataaaattattttaaataaagcaatattttgaatattttatattatttcatgtaataaaatataaataatataacatattGACAATTACAACAACTATCAACTATTACGATTTGGACATGATCTACTTGTATGgcctgggttcctacaccatccaCATAACTTCTGTTGATTGGTTGTTTCTCGGATATCCATATTGTTGCGTATTCTAGTCGAGCAAGGTCGACCCTTTGGTTTACGCCGCAACTCTCTATCATGTAACAGCTTAAACGGAGCAAGCGATACAGAGGGCCATTTATGCTCATCTGGGACCGGTGGGAATATGTGTCTCCACACGTTGTACATGTATTCCAATTTGTACATGTCGTCGACATAGCTCATGGGATCCAGACGAAGATTTTGACAAGCTGCAATTACATGAGCGCATGGATAATGAAGTGCGTCAAACCTCCCACAATCGCAAGTCCTATTTCTTaagtgtacacgatattgcccGCCAGTAATACCTTGGTGCGGTTTGTCAAACTCTGTCACACGAAACCATAAGTTGTCTCGATCGTGACACACTGTGTGCATAGTGTTCGCCCGTGCCttcgccttgttaatttcttgcaatacctttACGCACCATACATGGCCTCCCTGCATTTGGCCTGCATAACTCGCTGCTCGTTTCGAAAATAGTGCCGCTAAACGAAAATATGTCTCTCGCACAACTGATGTTATCGGTAAATGACGTGTTCCTTTCAGAATAGAATTTATACATTCGGCTAGGTTTGAGGTCATGTGACCATATCGTAAGCCGCTGTCGTATGCTTGTGTCTACTGTTCGAAAGGTATATTACATAGCTAGTTATGGCCCTCTTCGTTAACCGAATGGAAAACTgccaacatctcatgaaaacggtccttacttatctcataccttgacaatataagttgatagcgaaaattacataccacttttccatttaaaataaattcaatattccaaacgaaattatattaatagagataAAGTTAAATACCCATGTTGGCCACTTGCCGTCGTTCACCTTTAGATGGATATTGCCTGTAGTAGTTGGAAGCAATGTGCCTTAGGCAATACCGATGGTGTGTGTGATGTCATGGGCTTCCCTGTCACTCAATTGCAGCTAGTATCCCAGTGCCTCGATCCGATATAACGCATATATTAGGTTGGGGGAAAACATGCAtccttaacctagaaagaaagaaatcccaATCATCAGCTGGCTCCTCTGGTGTTATTGCAAACGCAATTGGAAGGATTCTTCCACTACCATCCTGTGCGACTGCTAGCAATagccgatgggtatatctacTGTACATAAAGGTActgtcaatttgtaccaatggcttacAATATGCAAATGCGTATCGGCATTGATTAAAGCTCCAGAAGAGACGCTTAAATACTTCGTATCCACGGAGCAATCGGTCGTTGTAGTATGCAGGTTCTGTTTGAAGGTCTGTTATGCACCCTGGGATGTATCTCTCTAGCACTTGACACCACTGCCATATTTCATTATATGAAGCGTCTCACCCACTATGCATCTTCCCTAAAgccttctgcttagctatccaagccttgcgGTAAGAGGGCGTGTACCCCATTTGGTtacgaatattggcaattaagaccgCATCAAGCCCTAAGATCTCGCTTCACGTGGTAGTATTAAGCTAGCTAACATAGctgaatccatcttgggatgatcttgtgaaatACCATCAACGGCACGTTAAATAATGTAACATTACATAATAACAAGATTATTCAAAACCTTAAATCATCAGACTGCAGACATGTATGTGGACCTTTatacttttttatctcccacaaCCCTGTCTTTTTCCTCAACGAGGCGTAGATTTTCCATGAACAACTTTCATCTTGCACTGCACACTTCCCCTCAAACTTATCGAATTTAGATTTAACCACGTGGTAGTTAACACCGTTAttgatgctatgttgtttcaatgcaccaagaaaactatccttattggaaaactccttaccaacttcaAATTCACTCGAATCCAATAACGAACTTGTATGATCACGCGTTCTGTGTGGTAGATCTAGAAACTCTAATGCATCATCTGCAGATAAATCAACATTATACATGTGGGCTGGAGGCGAGTATGCCCTGAATCGTGGATCTTCTTCTGCATCTGAACCCTTTTCAACATCGTCAGGTTCAGTTGGAATAGGCTCCGGTTCAGAAAATAATCCAACTTCTGTACCATCACTACGGCTCTCGAGGTGGATCCACATCGGCTCATCATCTAACCCACCATCATCTGCGACGATGAGGTCCCTCACCGGTGGACGCCATGGGAGTACATCATCCTTCTTCGGGCGTTTCATAACGTCCCCAATTGGATGTAGATTGCCAAACACTATAAGTTGATGTCGTTCCCCAGTACGTATTTCCAGCATCAAACATCGACCCACCTAGGTGCATGTCCCATCCATTAATAGAGTGTCGTGCAGGGGTTGTGAATTCCATACCGCTACCAAAAACCGGCGGTTCCGTATTATGTAACCCACTAACGGAGTGTCGGGCAGGGGTTGTGTATTCCTCTCGAACAGTATCCGCAAATGTATCATTGGGCGAtgcaaattgtacatataactcaatatatggTGCTCCACTAGCAAGATGAGTCTGCACTATTGCCTCTAAGCTACGAGCACCTTTGTTGTCGAATGAGTTATATGTTACTGGATCAatagaagcacaaaatcgataccTAATAGACAACACTTTCATTGGCGTCGTTCTAAATATTTTACGCCTAATCTTTTTACGAAGTTCTGTTaaatctatgttctggttaaaaaccagtcGTATTGTATTCTCCGAAAAAAAAACAACACCGTTCTCGGTGTGATGaacctcaccatcatagtaaataacagcacTAATGCGTTCACTCATCTTTAATTTTTATCCTTCTtagcctctctattttttttttgctgTAAGTTATGCTACCGAGAAcaaaatttggctcatttatagccCAAGTTATTTCGAAACCATCGTAGCAAAAAAGCGCCCACGGGAGCTTCTTTCAAGATTTTTGCTGAaaatgcatcctgcttgaagcgtttttgacactatttatgcagacacgtcttctcaaaattattttttcagagaccactgtagcaaaagagcatccacgtgAGAGCTTCTTCCAGTAATTTTGCTGAaaatgcatcctgcttgaagcgtttttaccACTATTTGCGCAGAcacatcttctcaaaattatttttttagagattactgtagcaaaagagcgtccataTGGAAGCTTCTTTCAATACTTTTGCTGACAATGCAtcttgcttgaagcgtttttgacactatttgcgCATACACGTcttctcaaatttattttttcagagactactgtagcaaaagagcgtccacgtagaAGCTTTTTTagattaacaaataatttaattaagttaccctaaaccccaaaccctaatttatttgatttttttcttaaataccctaaaaccctaaaccctaaaatcctaatctaatttttttaaatttataattaatttactcaagtaaccctaaaccctaatttatttgatttttttccttaaaaaccataaacactaaaccataatctaatttttaaaattagtaattaatttaataattaacaaacactaaaccctaatttatttaatttttttcttaaaaccttaaaatttaaaaacccaaattttccaaaaccctaaccctaattgCAGAAAACCCTAATAAAATGACGGAACGCTTCAAGGAAGCGCTTTGCCTATGTGACGTAAAGCTACTCAAGGAAGCGTTTTACATTCACGTAGGCAAAGCACTTCCTTGAGGAAGCGTTTTCCTGCTTTTTCCCCTGGCAACACGCTGACGTGGACGCGTTTTATAAAAACTGGCCCATTCCGGTAAATAATTTCTGACCTGGCCCATTTcggtaaatttaataaaaaatgagcTTTTATTGGTAATTTGCCCGATGTAATTGTTAATAATTACTTATATAGGGCATGTTTGGTTAATAATAAGCTTAGTAAATCCCATTGAATTCAGTGTACTTGAAGCACTCCAATTACACTTCATTTTTAGGGAATGTaaaattgagtaattatataaataaattacaaataatCATACTCAAATCTATTTGTTCTATTACTTTTTAAACACGCTTGTATATTGTTTAAGTctaataattttgatataataatagtattataATTTTaggatatatattttattttaaaaatataattatatgttattttactaACCTCATTTAAATGATATGGAAATTTTATTGAcgagaaataatttttaatacaaTTTGACTTACTAAATATTTAACTAAatgatatattatttattttacatgaTTTATACTAATGTTAACAAAATTATATagcattaatttttaattatatataattagcCAAAGACTAACTAACGATTATAAGCGATTAATGTTTCATGTTAGAGAAGGAATAACTTAACACAAATATGGAGAGCTAGGGTAATTAAATACAATTACATAGGGTGCTAGGAATAGCTTAACATATTACATATGAAAATCGTTATTTATTTAAagaattttcttttcaaatattattaataattttttgtgataattattattctttttagAACTTAAATTTATATAGCTGTGCAATTACAATTTATATTACCAAACATAACATACGAAATTACAATGCAGTTGTGCTCTGTCAGCCAAACATGTCTAGAGAATTAAAGTTTATTATCATTACAAAAGGGTATGATTACCACCTTAATAAGTACACTTTCATCCAATTACTCTATGGTGTCTAAACATATTATAGGGAATTTCCTTAAGGGTCTAGATGTTTCGAGTCTTTCTTTGTGTCCTTAGGTTTTGCTTTTTATTTCTTCGTGGAAGTTGTATTGATAATGGTTGTTAATCAAGGGGATAAACGTTGGAAAAAATTGGATTAGAAAGCAATTTTTTTTTAGGAACaacaaaagtttaaaatttttataaaaattgaacCTTATGATACTTATAGTAATAAACTCTGAAATTATATGTGACGCCAAAAAATCGACCAGGACGGTTTGACCCGAATTTCGAAGGTCACATTAACCACCAAAGTGACTGTTCGTTTAAACCACCACAAAGCACACCAATCGACCAATCACACTACGCATCATTCAGAGAATATTTAAAATCCTAAATCATGCTTCCGCTGCGCTACTCTGATCAACGAATCAACAAGAAGACTTGTAGAGGCCCAATTTAGCTTGGGCCCAAACAgaaaccaaataaaaaaaaatacaaacccAAACTAATCAACCCAAGCCCAAACCAATAACCCAGCCCAAAAAACCTAAAACTTTTCAGAAAGCCAGAAACCTTAGGATTTCTAGTGCTGCTCCTCCCTTCACAGGCACGTCGCTCGAGGCTCCTTGTCTTGAGGTCTGCCCTTTCTGCTGCCATTTCACCAAAATGGCAAGGGCTTGCTTCTCCCATTGTTGTTGACCACGCATTACCACTTGCAAAGAGAAAGAAATAAGGATAGTAGAAACAACAGAAACAACaagaaaattcaaaaaatatatatagtaaataGTGTGTAATGGCCATAAAAGCCATTGAAGCAGATTGTATTCGGACTGGATttttaaaagagaaataaaaaacaaaaaagggaTTGCAATAGTTTAAATAGAAGGCAGTTTTCCATTGTtgttattatcttttttttttccttttcgcatacatatatacaaaaataaaaaaagggaatTTTTTTCACCTTTGTCGTTGTCGTCGGTGTGTCTTCTGGATTGAAAGGCCGCTGTACCCTTGAGGGTTTGCCTAAGGCTGTGCCGGAGAAAACAGGGATAAAAGGGCCTCTTTTTTGCGATCTCCGACCATCGGAGGCAGCTTTCTTCGTTGCCAATGACCGGTGGCCATGGTGGAGACTCGTAGGCGCCTGGGCCGAATGTGGGAAAAACCAAGAGAAAAAAGGGATAGATctcgaattttttttaaaaacccaaacaaaatgattttttaaagaatttttggcTTATATAGGCAGGGTTAAACGAAGTCGTTTTGGCCGGTGCTCGTAAGTCCCAAAACAGCGTCATTTTGACGCTCAATCCGATTGCCTGACCTAAGTACCttaggatccacgtgtttttgtGACTAGGGTATAATTGCTACCCTAGTCCTTCTACTTTTTAGGTGGTTTTCAATATAGTCCTGTTCTTTTTTTTTAccacttaattttattttattttcattttggtccatGGGCCATTTTTGGGAAATAGACACCCGAAATGGCGGCGATTTGAAGCCGACTTGACGACCCGACCCAAACTGCACAAGATCCGCGTATTTTTGATGTGGGGGCTTATTTATTTCCCTAATCCTTTCACTTTTTAAATGTTTTCAATCTGGTCCTATTTTtgaccttttttcttttttctttctagaattttccacttaattttatctttttttcatTTCGGTCCTTCGATCAATTAGCCTCATGGAAAGATGCGCATAATAGGACAGGGAATATTTTCCCATTTGGCCCTTATTGTTTTTCAcaagttgcattttagtccttattttttttttattttatatagttCATTCTTTGTATTTTCAACTTAATCATTCtttcatttaatttcacatctttaGTTACCCTTTTACTTTTTATTCTTtgcatttaaaatttatattgctTATACCTTttcgtctttttttttttttatttatctatttatacatTTTAAATGGCAATTATAAttctcatttatttatttattttgatattatgaTAAGTGATGTGACTATTGTTATTAATGCCATGAACTAATATTCCTATTATTGTTataattacattattattatagtatttatctatttatttgttatttatcatCTAATGTAGATGTTCTACCCACATGGCCATCTTATATTATTTCGCTATCACTATATCATGcattatgtttaaatatatttttttgttttcgtACTATGCCCAAACATGTTAAATGCACATTGCTTTGAATGTTACATACATTTTACTCGATGcataaaaaaagggaaaaatttaaAACCAAGGCAATGTTTCATATTTGGATATTCGAgaagtcgtgccctaacttacggggttcaAATTTTTCTTTGAACCTAGATAACCGAACatcctttttaaaattaaaaacacatgagatttaaatagtaattaaataatgagCAATATTATTTTTGAGGATTCGAGATGTCGTGTACTAACTTACAGAATATGACCTTTTTGTTtggttacctcgagataagaatGCCTTctacatatattttaatttatctaagtgattttaattaaataacATTATGCAAAGAGGGATTATGTTTTAAATTctcttcaaaatttaaattctcaACACTAAGACATCAATTAATAAATTAGGTACCGATTTAAGGCGTTACGAGAATGCTGATCCTTCtttgtgcgtaaccgactcccaaacccattTCCTAGATTTCATAgaccaaaaatcattgttttaataaatcaaacattttattaaaaagatcaaattttgagatgatccaatcacacctaaataaaaaggattggtggaggctctattttcatttaaaaaaataaaaagtcgatCTCAAAAAAGTTTTCTACAAGGCTAATtcgtaatttaatatttaataggcAATTACCTCGAAAACTTCAGTTAAACATACGTGCATGCAGtagggtatttttaaaagtttatattTGTAGAGGCTTGGAAAACAGTTTTgtttaaaaacatataattagATTTAAAATGTAGtatagtaaaatgttgaaaaaaaaaactcaaattcaCAATGTTTGGAAATAGTTTTGTagaatttatatgtatatatcttgtTTAGGAAGATTCATTAAAACATCATGTTtctcttcataaaatcatatcATTTAATTAGTTCACATGTCACCTActatttacataatttatccaATTTTACATTTCATGCAAACTAAACTTATGATTAATTTCCAAATCACACATAAAACATACAAGACTTACCTCGATACCCAGTGACTTTTCATCATGCAGTTGCAAATTAGTCGAACAATTGCTCATACCATTCATCAAGCATTCGTAATCTACCATTCAATCATCTATCTGAAGTAGCGATAAAAGTTCCAAATAAAACCAATTAAAGAGTCCATAATGTCTAATTACAATCCAACGATTATTAAAAAGTCTAATTCTAAATCTCCACATTGCCTTCCTCAATTACCAACGTATAGCTTCGTTATGAATCACTTGGATGACTCACTTCCCTACCTCTTCACAACCTAAACCACTGCAATGGTATAAAAGAGTaggtgagcttatgaaagctcagtGAGTGCTCAAACATCTACAAATAAACACACTATTCAAGTTAAGTGAAATAGGCATGCTTAAACGATTCTTTTTTATCACAACTCATATAAGATAATAGTTCACACGAATTAAACAGTTCACATAGAATAGGTAGTTCGCATAAAATAACAATTCATATGAAATAACAGTTCATGCATAATAACAATTCATTCAATATAATAGTTCATACAATATAACAGTTCATTCAATATAATAATTCATTCACACCACATCGTAACTCATATATCTCAAATAATGATAAATTGACATTTTTGTGATTATGAAACATATAAGAGACTTTACCACCACACATTGGATAAACAAATCTCCTTATAGCACCTCACTTTTGGACTCAAAGAGCTCTATGCTATATTTGATATAAGTGTAGCATGAATGCTTACACTCTTCAACACACTCGACTCATAGTGCCTTACACTGTCTCCATTGAATGGAGCTATGctcgacattcccttatctctctaaCGCTATCTCTGGGTACAATGCTTATCGCAATAATGAGGGTGAGTActcaaaatcctatggcatgccaactatatccaatgattCCATAAGGTTACAATGCCAAAATATCTCTTTAACACATTCAAAATATTCAGTAAAATATGGCTCACAGTTAAGCAGAGCTCACACGTTATAACACAGTTCGCAATTCACAATTCGTAATAGAGCATGGTTCgcaaataatataacttttatGCATTATATATTGCACTACATAACACAGTTCACATATCGTTCATGACATAGCTCACATAAATCATtgttcatatattttatttagcATAGGGCATGCAATAGCTTAGCTTACATACAATACAACTCAGAATCTCAAAATATACAGTTTGGCAAATTAATATAGTTCGCCATATTAATACAAATCACTAAATTAACACAGTTCgcaataataatataattcaccAAGTTAACATGGTTCACAATATAACACATTACACAAATATAATTGGCTCACACCTAGTATTTCACGATAATATAATTTTGCACTAAATCAAAGCTTGTATTACCATAGAGCTCATAATTCACATATTGGTTTATGCATGCATAAATGTACATTATCAGTAAAATTCATATGTTATAAGAGTtcacattatatatatttttattagtttGCAAGCATTACAAAacccatatacatatatatatatatatatattatataatcaaaACCCacgcatatatattatatatatacacaaacctTTTTAGTACATTAGCTCACCTTTAATATTATgctctcacacacacacacacatgcaATAATTAAATGCACTATTCACATACACTTATCACATCAAGTACATGGTTTACAGCTATAGCTTGCCTATTTTATTCCAATAACTACATGTACATTTTAAATTCATGCATTTTTCTCATTAAAATCGCACAGCATGCATACCCTACACTCAAACAAAATTGCAATGGTTTGCACAGGAGAAATCAAGGTTCATATATTAATTAAGCTGGTGATTTGCATATGTTACCTTAGCCTGCGTATTGGAGTTTAAATGTAGTATATTAGACCACTCACCTTAACAACCATTACTTCAACTATCATACTTAAGTAAGCTTTAATTTGCCTTTGTCCATGCTTGTGGAGGCTCCCAAATGAATTGGAACTTTTCATACGTATAAAACACATTACAAAGGCATTACTAATAACAACAAACACCATTAAATTATTCTAAAATCATATATCAAAGCCTCTTAACATCTATACCAAAAACTTAACTAATTTTTCTGAAATAGGTGTTTAACCACTCAAATCTCACTTCTAAGCTTAGATTTCAACTTCATACATCCTAACTATCATCTAATTACATATTTAGACCATcaatttcatcaaatttcaccaatttaattttttcaaaaaaatcaagcttatgtgatcTTTTAAAAGGGGAAAACATTCTATTTGCTTAAATTCATTAAGgatttgttaaattaagatcAAATACCTTTTAATTAGATCAAATGAGTTAGGAATCAAATTATTTTGTCGAAATATAAGGTTTCCTCACTCGAGTATTGTAACTAAACCTTAATTAAGTTTCTAAACATCTTATTTAACCTATTATTACAAATATAAACCTCAATTTTATCTAATCTcacgaatttttaatttttagaaaattaagcTTGTATGAACACacaaaaaagggaaatttgaaaTTCATTAAAATTGGATATTGATCTATCAAATTGAGTTATGTATAGCGTTCAATTGGCCACTAACAGGAGCTCATCACTATGTTTTCTATCAGTTCATACGCATCTTTGTATGTTTTGCTCATTAAAGTTTCTTATGTGGCTCCAACTAGTCTTGAACGTGTGTGCACATCCAATTTGTTGTAGAACATTTGTTGTCTCAGCCACTTAGGTAACCTATTATGTGCGCATCTCTGTATTACCATTTTAAAATGCTCCCAAGCTTCGTGAAAGCTCTCTCTTTCTAACTGTTTAAATTTTGTGATATCTCTTCTCAGTTGGACCGTCTTGCTAATAGAGAAAACCTTTTATGGAAATTTCCCTACAAGTTCATCCCATGTCGTGATAGATCCTGATGCCTGTGAATCTAACCAAGAAAAAGTATTATCAATTAAGAAGCAGGGGAACAACTGAAAAGGAATAGTGTCATAGATGACCCCATTATATTTAAATGTATCACGAAGCTGAAGGAACCATTTTAAATGCTGATTTGGGTTCTTCGTCAATATGCCTCTAAACTACAAATTGTTTTAGATCATTTGAATCCTGGCCAGTTTTATTTCAAATTTGTTAATTGTGATGGCTGGCCTTGTGATGCTTCCTTAAACCATCTTCATATTTTTCAGTGATAGTCCCTCAGGGCTCTTTCGTTTTACACCATCTGCATATTTACAAGAAGTTATGGTGGCAGTGGTAAGTCATCTGGGTTATTATTGTTAATCTCGTCAAACAATGGATTGTCTTGATCTGGGTTATTATTGTTAATCTCGTCAAACAATGGATTATCTTGCAATGGTAAATTGGCTACAGTAGGTCATTGATTATTCATCTGTTGTTGCTGTTGACAATTTTGGTGAATTAGTTTCTCTGAATTAGTAGCTAACTCTATAGGTGTTCCCTTACTATAAGTCATTTATTGAAACTAGACCGGCCCATGACCCGAGCCACCTGATCTGACCCGAAGGACCGCCCAAAATATGGGAATGTTTGGGAAAAATATAGGCCCTAAAATGGGCTTGGGTTTAGGAATGAGGTCCGCTTTAAAAATGGGTCGGGCTTCAAGCAAGGAGTTTTCAGCTTGGGCCTGACTGACCAGATTTTATTAGCCCCAAAATTTTATCCTTGTTACCAATCCCCACTTCCCAGCAAACCTAGTCCCGATATTCACATTTCCCTTTCCTCTTCCAATCCCTAATCTCTAAATTTTTCCttgctttttgtttctttttcgtTGCCACCACTTCTGCTTCTCTTCATTTTTCTGCTTTTCACTTTTTTTTGCCACTATCGCCATAGTTACTTCTATACCTTTTACTGGTTTCCACTTCTTTTCCAGTCTTCTATCGTCGCTACTTTACCTTAGTCTCAGTACACAAAGACATAAAAATTGGTTACTAGTTATTAAAAAAAACTGGTTAGTAGTTACAATGGAGTAGGTAAGTACTCCGAGGATCATACCCAAAGGAGGCGAGTATTAAATTAATGTTAACCTAAATGCAAATAGAAAGT from Gossypium arboreum isolate Shixiya-1 chromosome 1, ASM2569848v2, whole genome shotgun sequence harbors:
- the LOC128280747 gene encoding uncharacterized protein LOC128280747 yields the protein MQGGHVWCVKVLQEINKAKARANTMHTVCHDRDNLWFRVTEFDKPHQGITGGQYRVHLRNRTCDCGRFDALHYPCAHVIAACQNLRLDPMSYVDDMYKLEYMYNVWRHIFPPVPDEHKWPSVSLAPFKLLHDRELRRKPKGRPCSTRIRNNMDIRETTNQQKLCGWCRNPGHTSRSCPNRNS